The sequence ACAAGATTATCATATCTAACTAGGCATCATATCTTCATATATGACCGAAATGGTCATGGAATAACCAACTAGCTAAGCCAGCCTAAATAAAAAAACCTTATTCGTTTATCCGTTTTATCCGTGCACCTAAGGTAGGTTGCGTGCTAAAAGGGTCTAAGTGATCAATTACATGTAACATAACGTAAAATTAAATAAGTTATTGACAGACAATATTACAGACCTGGGTTCGTTTATTTCATCGAATTCAAATTTAAATTCATGTCGTTCTCCCGAGGGAATCTCATTAATCAAAAGCGGTTTAAAATCCTGACATTCATCCGACTGAGGTTTCACCTCCAAACAAATAGTGGAAGATGGTGAATTATTCATATTCGCCCATGAATTTATCTCTTGAAGTTGAACCGCATTGTCATCTTCACAATTTTGTTCACTTAAAATATATTCCTCTTGATTCTTGTTATCTTGCTGTTGCGGTATTTGACCCGTTTGGCCTATTTGACCCAAATCGAGATCAAGACCATGATGTTGTTCATCATCTTCGTATAGATTCGGATCGCGGATATCACAATCCACACCATCTATTATAATTTGATCTTGATTTTGTTGATTATGAATTGCATGTGTTCGACAAATTGCTAGCTGATGCAAAACAATATCGAGCTCCGCTCGCGTATATTCAATGTGTCGTTGAAGTTCTCGTATGATACGATAACAACCACCAACAGGGTCATGAGCACGAACATCCGATTGATATATAATCGTACGCATTGCTTCGTCCTTTTGCGGTGGATCAAGGTCTTTAATTATTTTCGTAATGTTACTAACACCAAACAATTTATGGGCGTTTTGAAACTGTCGTTGGCGGTCATGTGGAAAGTACGGTGCTAGAACGCAATCCGGTGCACACTTTCGACGTTGGTAACGGCACGCTGCGCACGCTTGCGTGGTGGAGTTGGATCTTGTACTGGTGATGGTTGAACGGTTACTTGTGGTGGATGATGATGGATAACGGTGGTGGTTAATTAATTTGTTGTGATTATTATGATGATtttgattatgaatatgattattggacataattaattaatgtgcgtttaatttaataaaattattGAGAAGAAATGCGAGTGCGTCTGCGGGGGGAATGGGGGGTTCCGTACAAAGAGACAATGGCGGGGGAAGGGAGTATGAGAGGGTGGTTATTTTTGAAGACAGGGTTAACGGTTTTGCCACGTGACCTAGCACGTGATAAATTATTTTGTTTATCCAGTTGTGTTTTATAAAGGCCATACGTGTGTGGTTAAAATGGTTTCATCCGAAATTCACGGTAACTACTTTCCACTTTTTACTAGTTCCTTTGGTTTAGTTCATTTTATAGTAATTCTAACTATTCAAAGTACTATTAATTAGTATTGTATCTAGGTTTCGAACCCTTCAACGGTTAGGGATCTATGTTTCATTCATATTGTTACTTTATCAAATTTGATAACAATATTTGATGTAAATCATAAAATCAATCAGCACCAATATAAGGAGCAATCTCGTAAGCACATGAATCTCCGATTACCAAAGACGGAAACTGAATCGTTGTTCTATGATAATTCATCCAAGACTGCAGGTAAGCTTTATTCACATGACTCACAGTGAAACTTATTTATAGATCGTATTACGAGTCCGTTTATCAAGTGAAGTCTAGATATAATGAGAAATATTGAGTTTTATTGTTGCTGCGAGTTATAttccaatattttttttttatgaaagccAAGTTCTCGGCATCACTTTAACCACCTTCTCGATTATGTGTCACGCACCACATATATTGAGATATACGATGTGAACAACAAGCACAACACACTTAAATTAAACTAGGTGAAATAGTTTTCAACTCATCTCATTACCATATTCAGATTATCTTCACAACTTCTTATAGCCTCATTTGCTATCAAAGTTTGCCTACAACATCACTAATAACCATACTTTTACAAAATGTAGGAAAACTCTATATAGACGTTAGAATGTCAAAATTTAGTAAGATTAACTTAACTCCCAAGTGTGGGAATCGACAATATAGATTTCGGGGATTAGAACCAAAATCCCATATCCTCCATGTTTAGCATCCGATTTCAAGTGGATTTTTCTCTCCCTGACGTTCCACAACAGCAACCTCTGTGGTCGTCAACAGCAATGAGACAGTGCACATTTTCATAGTACTTGTTAGCATTTAAGAGAGAGATGATCCCTACATTCGACATCAATGGCTGAAAGGTAACAACTAACAACTTATCTTCAACATCTGACCACTGAAGACTAAAGAGTACTAATTCAACCCAATTATGAGATTTAACGCCGTTTTCAGTTATACCGAGTTGATAGTGGGTTAAATAGTATTGAGTAAAAGTTTTTATAAGTCACACAGAGTTTCATGTATCTACAACCTCCTAAAttgaatattattttaattattatattatttttaaatttgttTGGAATTATACATCCGGTATATATAACTATGTGTGAAAttcaacaaaaatgataaattggTGTCATTGGGTCTCATGTCAATTCAACATGTTTTAGACCCAACTTAGATACAACTGAACCTATATAAGAAGTACAGAGTATATAAGAGACTCGTGTAGAGATCTAGTAAACATCATCGTGATTcctttgtataataataataaaggatggGCAAATTAGTAGCTTATgcagagtaaaaaaaaaaaaaaaaattatgcaaaGTTTCTATGGAACAAGGAATAGCTTATTTGGCTGactcagaattttttttttatcaggggcgattttttttttttttttaaatattgggattttttttggcaaaacatggaggttttggggtaaaatatagagttttttgaacaaaatttgtagatttttgggcaaaatacgaaagttttagggcaaaatatgaatgtttttgggcAAAGTATGAAGGCTTTGGGGCAAAAAAGGGCGCAAAATCGAAAACCAAAAAAATTTGCAATAAAAACTGAAAAT comes from Rutidosis leptorrhynchoides isolate AG116_Rl617_1_P2 chromosome 4, CSIRO_AGI_Rlap_v1, whole genome shotgun sequence and encodes:
- the LOC139839447 gene encoding LOB domain-containing protein 22-like — translated: MSNNHIHNQNHHNNHNKLINHHRYPSSSTTSNRSTITSTRSNSTTQACAACRYQRRKCAPDCVLAPYFPHDRQRQFQNAHKLFGVSNITKIIKDLDPPQKDEAMRTIIYQSDVRAHDPVGGCYRIIRELQRHIEYTRAELDIVLHQLAICRTHAIHNQQNQDQIIIDGVDCDIRDPNLYEDDEQHHGLDLDLGQIGQTGQIPQQQDNKNQEEYILSEQNCEDDNAVQLQEINSWANMNNSPSSTICLEVKPQSDECQDFKPLLINEIPSGERHEFKFEFDEINEPSSSGSGLTLFVRGKDFDSIEEILFNEGNEKGLIKEENVTTFFTKEENVSYQQHNEDHDLKEHNSKNCGIPPTFVFEYIEEKKKQIWQLISNENNVKGRGNNMKETDT